The following are encoded together in the SAR324 cluster bacterium genome:
- the flhB gene encoding flagellar biosynthesis protein FlhB has translation MAEQDGQEKTEAPTERKREKAREDGQVASSKELPSAALLAAATLSFMVMGQNILTAAQSMFADIMIEPIRSDMNSNVLYDLMATSVSKILIPLIPFAILLVVVAIFSSILQVGVRFTLKPIAPKFSKLSPLQGLKRIFGTQGLMELLKSLAKLLLIGFIGFITFEEEMGRINALALITPAQIVFYNFSVIIEVTGRMVLALIAIAIFDFMYQRWHFEQQLKMTKQEVKDEAKQSEGDPQLKARIRQIQREMSNARMMQEVPKADAIVVNPTHYAVALKYDRESMNAPQIVAKGVDYMALRIRKVADQNDVPILERPKLARDLYAGVEIGQVIPERFFKAVAEILAYVYRLRRRKR, from the coding sequence TTGGCTGAACAAGATGGTCAGGAGAAAACAGAAGCCCCGACCGAACGCAAGCGGGAAAAAGCCCGCGAAGATGGTCAGGTTGCTTCCAGTAAAGAATTGCCCTCAGCTGCATTATTAGCAGCTGCTACCCTCTCCTTCATGGTGATGGGGCAGAATATCCTCACTGCTGCACAGAGTATGTTTGCTGACATCATGATAGAGCCCATTCGTTCAGATATGAATAGTAACGTGCTCTATGATCTGATGGCGACCTCTGTCAGCAAAATCCTCATTCCTCTCATCCCTTTTGCAATTCTTCTTGTAGTTGTAGCGATATTTTCATCAATTCTTCAGGTCGGTGTTCGCTTCACACTGAAACCGATTGCTCCAAAATTTAGCAAGTTAAGTCCTCTTCAGGGTCTAAAGCGAATTTTTGGAACCCAAGGGTTGATGGAATTGCTGAAGAGCCTGGCAAAATTACTGCTGATTGGTTTCATTGGTTTCATCACTTTCGAAGAAGAGATGGGGAGGATCAATGCGCTTGCGTTGATTACCCCAGCACAGATCGTATTTTATAATTTCTCTGTCATCATCGAAGTCACAGGGCGTATGGTTTTAGCCCTGATTGCGATTGCAATTTTTGATTTCATGTATCAGCGCTGGCATTTCGAACAACAGTTGAAAATGACTAAGCAGGAAGTTAAGGATGAAGCAAAGCAGTCAGAGGGGGATCCCCAATTAAAAGCGAGGATTCGTCAAATCCAGAGAGAAATGTCGAATGCTCGGATGATGCAGGAAGTCCCAAAGGCAGATGCAATTGTGGTAAACCCAACTCATTATGCTGTGGCACTGAAATATGATCGAGAGAGTATGAATGCACCCCAGATAGTTGCGAAGGGTGTAGATTATATGGCTCTTAGGATAAGAAAAGTAGCTGATCAAAATGATGTCCCTATACTGGAAAGACCTAAACTGGCCCGGGATCTTTATGCAGGTGTGGAAATTGGACAAGTAATCCCAGAGCGATTCTTTAAAGCAGTTGCAGAAATTCTTGCCTACGTTTATCGTCTCCGAAGAAGGAAAAGATAA
- a CDS encoding ABC transporter ATP-binding protein codes for MIRVENLSIHFPQGNQKVEAVKGISFEVGSQETVALVGESGSGKSVTAHAALKLLPPQAQCVGKIWLGEEDLLDASESRMCQVRGQEIGMIFQEPMTSLNPLHTIRHQISEAVLWHHGVSQSKAECVALDWLERVEIPQAKQRLRSYPHELSGGQRQRVMIAMALVNNPRLLIADEPTTALDVTIQAQILDLLKTLQQDMGMSVLLITHDLGIVKHHSDRVVVLYNGVLQETNTTKVLFANPTQPYTKQLLDSEPSGDPAEMMDGAETILRVENLKVWFPIKRGILQRTVDHIKAVNGVTFSICEGRSLGIVGESGSGKSTLGMALLRLISSDGKISFQQQELDGLNRLEMRPFRKKMQVVFQDPFGSLSPRMSVGDIIAEGLRLHGDISAEEQEKRVVEVMQEVGLNPELRFRYPHEFSGGQRQRIAIARALVLHPQFLILDEPTSSLDRSVQGQVLNLLRNLQEKYKLTYLFISHDLKVIKAICHEVLVMREGEVVESGPTEVVLNNPRHEYTRLLLDAVL; via the coding sequence ATGATTCGGGTCGAAAATCTTTCAATCCACTTCCCACAAGGCAATCAAAAAGTTGAAGCTGTCAAAGGAATCTCCTTTGAGGTGGGTTCACAGGAAACAGTAGCTTTGGTCGGAGAAAGTGGTTCTGGAAAATCAGTGACTGCTCATGCGGCTCTAAAGCTTTTACCACCCCAAGCCCAATGTGTTGGAAAGATTTGGCTTGGGGAGGAGGATCTACTTGATGCCTCAGAATCGAGGATGTGCCAAGTGAGAGGGCAGGAAATTGGGATGATCTTCCAAGAACCAATGACATCCCTCAATCCCCTGCATACGATTAGACATCAGATAAGCGAAGCGGTCCTTTGGCATCATGGTGTAAGTCAGTCTAAAGCAGAATGTGTGGCTTTAGACTGGCTTGAACGAGTCGAAATTCCACAAGCCAAGCAACGGTTGCGATCCTATCCTCATGAACTATCAGGGGGGCAGCGTCAACGGGTGATGATTGCTATGGCATTGGTCAATAATCCCAGGCTACTGATCGCTGATGAGCCTACTACTGCTCTTGATGTGACGATTCAGGCTCAGATCCTGGATTTGCTGAAAACGCTTCAGCAGGATATGGGCATGTCAGTTCTTCTGATCACTCATGACTTGGGAATAGTTAAACATCATTCAGACCGAGTAGTTGTTCTCTACAATGGTGTCTTGCAGGAAACTAATACTACTAAAGTCCTTTTTGCCAACCCAACTCAGCCATACACAAAACAACTTTTGGACTCTGAACCGTCCGGCGATCCAGCTGAAATGATGGATGGTGCTGAAACAATTCTGAGGGTTGAAAATTTGAAGGTTTGGTTCCCAATTAAGCGCGGAATCCTGCAGAGAACAGTCGACCATATCAAGGCCGTCAATGGCGTAACTTTCTCAATTTGCGAGGGAAGGTCACTCGGAATAGTCGGTGAGAGTGGATCTGGTAAATCTACTTTGGGAATGGCTTTGCTTCGTCTGATCAGTAGCGATGGGAAAATTAGTTTTCAACAGCAGGAATTGGATGGGCTTAATCGTCTTGAAATGCGTCCATTCCGCAAAAAAATGCAGGTCGTTTTTCAAGATCCTTTTGGAAGTCTGAGCCCAAGAATGTCAGTGGGTGATATCATCGCAGAAGGCTTAAGATTGCATGGTGACATCTCTGCAGAAGAACAGGAAAAACGAGTTGTAGAAGTGATGCAGGAAGTAGGACTGAATCCCGAACTTCGTTTTAGGTATCCCCATGAATTCTCAGGTGGTCAACGGCAAAGAATTGCCATAGCACGGGCGTTGGTCTTGCACCCACAATTTTTGATTTTAGATGAGCCAACTTCGTCCCTGGACCGCTCAGTTCAAGGGCAGGTATTGAATCTACTGAGGAACCTTCAAGAAAAGTACAAACTGACTTACCTTTTCATCTCGCATGACCTGAAAGTGATAAAAGCAATTTGTCATGAGGTTTTGGTGATGAGAGAAGGTGAAGTTGTGGAATCAGGACCCACGGAAGTTGTACTCAACAATCCAAGACATGAGTACACAAGATTGCTTTTAGATGCTGTTCTGTAG
- a CDS encoding SCO family protein: MRFFFLTFFCVWSFVLTATSLDVYDTIGGNFELNSTLGKKIGPQSFRGKVLLVFFGYTSCPDICPITLTTIKDALENLEPNEVEQVQPLFISVDPERDTLEGMKQFLTYFHSSLVGVTGSAEELKAITKKFGAAYIKDTRSYSAADYLIAHSGYIYLMDQQGRTRALYRASNKAEEMVKGIRKLLSEE; the protein is encoded by the coding sequence ATGCGGTTCTTTTTTTTGACTTTCTTTTGTGTATGGTCGTTTGTCTTAACAGCAACTAGCTTAGATGTTTATGACACAATTGGGGGAAATTTTGAGTTAAACAGTACCCTAGGTAAGAAAATTGGGCCTCAGAGCTTTAGAGGAAAGGTACTACTCGTTTTTTTCGGATATACATCTTGCCCGGATATTTGCCCCATTACTCTAACAACCATCAAAGATGCTCTGGAAAACCTAGAACCGAATGAAGTAGAGCAGGTACAACCTCTTTTCATCTCAGTTGATCCAGAGAGAGATACGTTGGAAGGAATGAAGCAATTTTTGACATATTTTCATTCATCACTTGTTGGGGTGACTGGCAGTGCCGAGGAATTGAAAGCAATCACAAAGAAGTTTGGAGCTGCCTACATAAAGGATACTCGTTCCTATTCAGCGGCTGACTATCTAATTGCACATTCTGGCTATATTTATCTCATGGACCAGCAGGGGAGAACACGAGCACTCTACCGGGCTTCCAACAAAGCTGAAGAGATGGTGAAAGGAATCCGTAAGTTACTGAGCGAAGAATGA